One window of Rhinolophus ferrumequinum isolate MPI-CBG mRhiFer1 chromosome 26, mRhiFer1_v1.p, whole genome shotgun sequence genomic DNA carries:
- the CAV2 gene encoding caveolin-2 isoform X2 encodes MGLETEKADVQLFMDDDSYSRHSGVDYADPEKFADAGGDRDPNQLNSHLKDCNAICKDVPHGPAFRTDDMEERDRCGYCPTVCERGTQLLFCQRAAEPRLNTRTPGLDIWIL; translated from the exons ATGGGGCTGGAGACCGAGAAGGCGGACGTGCAGCTCTTCATGGACGACGACTCCTACAGCCGCCACAGCGGCGTCGACTACGCCGACCCCGAGAAGTTTGCGGACGCGGGCGGGGATCGGGATCCGAACCAGCTCAACTCGCATCTCAAG GATTGTAATGCCATTTGTAAAGACGTGCCTCATGGTCCTGCCTTCCGTACAGACGATATGGAAGAGCGTGACAGATGTGGTTATTGCCCCACTGTGTGCGAGCGTGGGACGCAGCTTCTCTTCTGTCAGCGTGCAGCTGAGCCGCGACTGAACACTCGCACCCCAGGTCTGGACATCTGGATACTGTAA
- the CAV2 gene encoding caveolin-2 isoform X1 yields the protein MGLETEKADVQLFMDDDSYSRHSGVDYADPEKFADAGGDRDPNQLNSHLKVGFEDVIAEPESTHSLDKVWICSHALFEVSKYVIYKFLTLFLAIPLAFAAGILFATLSCLHIWIVMPFVKTCLMVLPSVQTIWKSVTDVVIAPLCASVGRSFSSVSVQLSRD from the exons ATGGGGCTGGAGACCGAGAAGGCGGACGTGCAGCTCTTCATGGACGACGACTCCTACAGCCGCCACAGCGGCGTCGACTACGCCGACCCCGAGAAGTTTGCGGACGCGGGCGGGGATCGGGATCCGAACCAGCTCAACTCGCATCTCAAG GTGGGCTTCGAGGATGTGATCGCAGAGCCCGAGTCTACGCACTCCTTAGACAAAGTATGGATCTGCAGCCACGCCCTCTTTGAAGTCAGCAAATATGTGATTTACAAGTTCCTGACATTGTTCCTGGCTATCCCCCTGGCCTTTGCTGCGGGAATTCTCTTTGCCACCCTCAGCTGTCTGCACATTTG GATTGTAATGCCATTTGTAAAGACGTGCCTCATGGTCCTGCCTTCCGTACAGACGATATGGAAGAGCGTGACAGATGTGGTTATTGCCCCACTGTGTGCGAGCGTGGGACGCAGCTTCTCTTCTGTCAGCGTGCAGCTGAGCCGCGACTGA